Genomic window (Moraxella haemolytica):
ATCACAAGACATTCTTTTTATCTATATTTTTGTATTTTAAGGAAAAAATATGGCAAATCCTATCGTAAGTCGCACCGAGCTTGCTGTTGGCGGTGTCGCCATGACAATTGGCGGTGTGGTCAAAAAAAGTGCGTTTTTGCTAGCATTGGCGGCTGTAGCAGGTTTTTCTGTGTTCTTTTATGCCTTAATGGGTGGTATTTCTATGAATATGCTATACCCATTGGCACTGGTCGGTCTATTCGCCGGCATGGGATTGGGATTGGTTAGTGCTTTTAAGCCACATCTTGCCAAAAGTCTGGCTGTACCGTATGCCTTGTGTGAAGGCGTGCTACTTGGTGCATTTAGCACCATCATGTACACAAGATATCCAAGCGTGCCACTATCAGCCCTATCAGCAACATTTATTACCGCCGCTGTCATGCTAACCTTATACACCACAGGCATCGTAAAAGTTACTGAAAAATTCCGCTCAATTTTGACATCAGCCATCATCGCCATCGGTATTTTATATCTGGTACAACTTGGTTTTAGATTATTTGGTTCAAGCCTGCCACTCCTATTTGATGGTGGTTTGGTGGCAATCGGTTTTAGCGTTTTTGTTACTTTGATTGCATCATTTAGCCTACTGCTAGATTTTGATAATATTGAACAAGGCGTACAACATGGCGCATCTCGTGAATTTGAGTGGGTGTATAGCATTGGCATTTTATCAACGCTGGTTTGGATGTACATTGAGTTTTTGCGTTTGATTGGCTACCTACAAGACGACTAATCGCTTAGCTCATCAGATAAGCTAGACGCCTAACACAAAGCAATAAAAATCGCACCCCAAGAGTGCGATTTTTATTGTGCCATTTATCGCTTTAATCGCATGGCATTTGCCACCACAAACAAACTAGATATCGACATACCAATCGCCGCTAGCCAAGGCGGTATATAGCCCAATGCCGCAGGAATCAGTACAATGGCGTTATAAGCCAATGCCCAACGCAAATTTTGGCGGATAATCTTTTGTGTCTTTGCAGAAAGACTAAGTGCCTGAGTAATCGCCATCATTTTGCCACCCATTAGCACACTGTCTGATGACACCTGTGCCAAATCCGTCGCACCTGCCATCGCCGTTGAGACATTTGCTGCCGCCAGAACGGGTGCATCATTAATGCCATCACCCACCATGAGTACCGTATATCCTGACGCTTGCAACTGCTTGATGTGACTGACTTTATCTTGCGGTGTCAATCCAAAATACGCCTGCTCAATTCCCAACGATTTTGCCACCTCCACAGCACTTGGATTGGGGTCGCCTGTGAGCATGATGGGTGTGATATTTTGGCGTTTTAGCTCATCAATCATTGCATGAGCATCTTGTCTGATGGTGTCATTAAAATAAAATCTTGCCACCGTTTGCCACTCACCCTGAATCATACAGGATAACAACACCGACATATTCGCCTGATATTTTCCAAGATTTTCTATCAACATGGTGGGCAGTATGCCTTGTGGTTGCACAAACTGTTGATGACCAATGCGGTAACACACACCATCAATCCACCCCTCCACACCACCTGCCGTGTGGTGGATGCCATCTTTGACACTTGGCAAATGCAGTCCGTGAGCTGCTGTTAGTATAGCCCACGCTACAGGGTGCTTTGAGCCAATCTCAAGAGCGGCGGCGATTTTTAGAGCATCCGTCTTATCAATGACGCTAACCGTCTCCAAAAGGTTCGCCTGCCCAAGCGTTAGCGTGCCTGTCTTATCAAAACAAGCATGGCTTACTTCCGATAAGGTCTGAATGGTATGCCCACGAGTCGCCAAAAAACCAAGCGATGCCAAACGATTGGTTGATACCGTCAAGGCTATCGGTGTGGCAAGACTTAAGGCACAGGGGCAGGTTGCCACCAACACCGCCACTGTCGCCCATAACGCCTCATGCTTATCAATAAACCACCACACCGCAAACACAAGACATGACAACACCAACACTCGTGCCACAAACCATCTTGCCATCTTATCCGCATCTTGAGCGATTTTTGGTTTTTCGCTCATGGCTCGATTCATCAGTCTGTCAATCAAAGAGATTTGGCTGTCATCAACCTTAGCCGTAACAAGCATGATAAAAGGCTGGCTATCATTTTGAGCACCCCCCACAACCACATCGCCACGCTCCTTGACAATCAAATCACTCTCACCTGTTAGCAAACTCTGTGATACCGTCGCCGTCTCTGACAACAAAATACCATCGGTAACAATCTGCGACCCTGCATCAATACAGATGACATCGCCAATCTCCACCGACTGAGCAAGCAGTCTATCTTGGACTTCGCTTATCACTAGCTCTTGATTTGCCTGATGTTGTCGCCACCATGTATCAATGATGGATTTTTTATCATCTTGGCTTAGCGTGTCATCTTTAGTTAACTTAGCGACAAGATCGTTGTCATTAGTAATTTTTTGCACCAAAATGGGATTGATTACCACCAAATCAGATGCCATGTTTGATGCTTTTAGGCGAGCGTTATGTTCAATATAACGACCAGCCAACAAAAAGAAAATAAACATCGATACCGAGTCAAAATATGCTTCGCCTGTTCCTGTTAAGGTTGCATAGACACTGGCAGCAAAAGTGGTGATGAGTGCAATACAAACAGGCACATCCATGTTTACTTGGCGAGCCTTGATGGCATTATATGCCGATGCAAAAAACGGCACGCCTGAATAGAATAACACAGGTATGGTAACAAATAACGCCACATACCGCAGGAAATCTCGATGCTCCAACAAGATGCCTGTATATGCCCCAAAATACATACCAATGGAAAACATCATTGCCTGCATTGCCCCAAGTGCCGAGATTGCCAGACGAATCAGCATTTGCTTGTTTTGGCGTTTTAACATGGCTTCATGCGTATCTTGTCGATACGGCTTAGCATCATAGCCTACCGAGTGTACCGCCCTTAATATCTCACCAATACTACACCGATGCTCGTCCCAACTGACTCGCATACGCTGCTGAGTCAGATTGACCTGACACATTCGCACGCCATCTATCGCTCTTAAACGGGTCTCGATAAGCCAAGTGCACGCCGAACAGCGTAAGTTCGCCACCGATAATTCTGCGGTATTACCACCATCTTCTTGATAGACAAATTGTGCCTTAATATCATCATGATTATACGCATCAAAATTCA
Coding sequences:
- a CDS encoding Bax inhibitor-1/YccA family protein, encoding MANPIVSRTELAVGGVAMTIGGVVKKSAFLLALAAVAGFSVFFYALMGGISMNMLYPLALVGLFAGMGLGLVSAFKPHLAKSLAVPYALCEGVLLGAFSTIMYTRYPSVPLSALSATFITAAVMLTLYTTGIVKVTEKFRSILTSAIIAIGILYLVQLGFRLFGSSLPLLFDGGLVAIGFSVFVTLIASFSLLLDFDNIEQGVQHGASREFEWVYSIGILSTLVWMYIEFLRLIGYLQDD
- a CDS encoding heavy metal translocating P-type ATPase → MTIDNKIDDEISQSLLLPPTDACFHCGEVLPKEPFYTTIFNKARPMCCLGCQLASQSIVDLQLEQYYLDRREISPTASLPDVMNFDAYNHDDIKAQFVYQEDGGNTAELSVANLRCSACTWLIETRLRAIDGVRMCQVNLTQQRMRVSWDEHRCSIGEILRAVHSVGYDAKPYRQDTHEAMLKRQNKQMLIRLAISALGAMQAMMFSIGMYFGAYTGILLEHRDFLRYVALFVTIPVLFYSGVPFFASAYNAIKARQVNMDVPVCIALITTFAASVYATLTGTGEAYFDSVSMFIFFLLAGRYIEHNARLKASNMASDLVVINPILVQKITNDNDLVAKLTKDDTLSQDDKKSIIDTWWRQHQANQELVISEVQDRLLAQSVEIGDVICIDAGSQIVTDGILLSETATVSQSLLTGESDLIVKERGDVVVGGAQNDSQPFIMLVTAKVDDSQISLIDRLMNRAMSEKPKIAQDADKMARWFVARVLVLSCLVFAVWWFIDKHEALWATVAVLVATCPCALSLATPIALTVSTNRLASLGFLATRGHTIQTLSEVSHACFDKTGTLTLGQANLLETVSVIDKTDALKIAAALEIGSKHPVAWAILTAAHGLHLPSVKDGIHHTAGGVEGWIDGVCYRIGHQQFVQPQGILPTMLIENLGKYQANMSVLLSCMIQGEWQTVARFYFNDTIRQDAHAMIDELKRQNITPIMLTGDPNPSAVEVAKSLGIEQAYFGLTPQDKVSHIKQLQASGYTVLMVGDGINDAPVLAAANVSTAMAGATDLAQVSSDSVLMGGKMMAITQALSLSAKTQKIIRQNLRWALAYNAIVLIPAALGYIPPWLAAIGMSISSLFVVANAMRLKR